A genomic segment from Oncorhynchus clarkii lewisi isolate Uvic-CL-2024 chromosome 12, UVic_Ocla_1.0, whole genome shotgun sequence encodes:
- the LOC139423127 gene encoding GTPase Era, mitochondrial isoform X1: protein MAFRVSISIFGKSLRVPRVANVSAPLENASPFLRTGWAARRPGTNNGHGFRFTPACFITSDAFLSRLEKGKAAETDDTLYHYPASVLPDSAEQLSLLVKDPDQPENSKVLRVAIIGAPNAGKSTLSNQLLGRKVFAVSKKVHTTRSCALGVLTEDDTQIILLDTPGLTTPTKVKRHQLEKSLLEDPWNTVKEASLVVVMVDVSDKWACNKLDFEVLKCLTQYPDVPAVLVLNKVDMLKSKSRLLEITADLTCGVVNGRKLQVRRVIKPPWAERRTDREARTSGSGDEDKPGGDVAHGEGSEAQSGLSKEQLRALKTQQGWAHFKDVFMLSAVDGEDVETLKRYLVVGAKPGSWQYHSDVLTDQTPEEICTNTVREKLLEYLPKEVPYTMTQAIDLWHDRENGELDIAVKLYVKKESHMKMVIGQAGQMVARIAREAGDDLSTVFLREVKLRLSVKVKN from the exons ATGGCTTTCCGTGTGAGCATCTCGATTTTCGGGAAATCTTTACGTGTCCCGAGAGTTGCTAACGTGTCTGCGCCACTGGAAAATGCGTCACCGTTTCTCAGAACGG GATGGGCTGCCCGTCGTCCAGGGACCAATAATGGACACGGTTTTCGCTTCACTCCTGCCTGTTTTATTACATCGGATGCGTTTTTGAGCAGACTGGAGAAAGGAAAAGCGGCGGAGACAGATGACACTCTTTATCACTATCCAGCCTCAGTTCTGCCCGACAGCG CTGAACAATTATCATTGCTGGTGAAGGATCCAGATCAACCAGAGAACTCAAAGGTTTTAAGAGTGGCCATCATTGGTGCCCCAAATGCTGGGAAGTCCACACTGTCCAACCAACTGCTTGGCAGAAAG GTGTTTGCTGTTTCCAAGAAAGTGCACACCACACGGTCCTGTGCCCTTGGCGTTCTCACAGAAGACGACACACAAATT ATTTTACTGGACACTCCTGGACTCACTACACCTACAAAAGTCAAGAG GCACCAGCTGGAGAAGTCTCTCCTCGAGGATCCTTGGAATACAGTCAAAGAAGCTAGTCTTG TGGTGGTAATGGTAGATGTGTCAGACAAGTGGGCCTGCAACAAGCTAGACTTTGAGGTCCTGAAATGCCTGACCCAATACCCAGATGTCCCAGCAGTCCTAGTTCTCAATAAG GTTGACATGCTGAAGAGCAAGAGCAGGTTGCTGGAGATCACAGCAGATCTGACGTGTGGAGTGGTGAACGGCCGGAAGCTGCAGGTCCGCAGGGTGATCAAGCCACCCTGGgctgagaggaggacagacagggaggctaGGACTTCAGGGTCTGGAGATGAGGACAAGCCGGGTGGTGATGTGGCTCATGGTGAGGGCAGTGAGGCCCAGTCAGGGCTGAGTAAGGAGCAGCTTAGGGCTCTGAAGACCCAACAGGGCTGGGCTCACTTCAAGGACGTCTTCATGCTCTCTGCTGTGGATGGAGAGGATGTGGAGACACTGAAG AGATACCTAGTAGTGGGGGCAAAGCCTGGGTCTTGGCAATACCACAGTGATGTCCTGACAGATCAGACTCCTGAGGAGATCTGCACCAACACTGTCAGAGAGAAGCTTCTGGAATATCTGCCCAAAGAAGTCCCTTACACAATGACGCAG GCCATTGACTTGTGGCACGACAGGGAGAATGGAGAGCTGGATATAGCAGTAAAACTGTATGTGAAGAAAGAAAGTCACATG AAAATGGTGATTGGCCAGGCTGGTCAGATGGTTGCCAGGATAGCCAGAGAGGCTGGAGACGACCTGAGCACAGTGTTCCTCAGGGAGGTCAAGCTGAGGCTCTCTGTGAAGGTGAAGAACTGA
- the LOC139423127 gene encoding GTPase Era, mitochondrial isoform X2, producing MAFRVSISIFGKSLRVPRVANVSAPLENASPFLRTGWAARRPGTNNGHGFRFTPACFITSDAFLSRLEKGKAAETDDTLYHYPASVLPDSAEQLSLLVKDPDQPENSKVLRVAIIGAPNAGKSTLSNQLLGRKILLDTPGLTTPTKVKRHQLEKSLLEDPWNTVKEASLVVVMVDVSDKWACNKLDFEVLKCLTQYPDVPAVLVLNKVDMLKSKSRLLEITADLTCGVVNGRKLQVRRVIKPPWAERRTDREARTSGSGDEDKPGGDVAHGEGSEAQSGLSKEQLRALKTQQGWAHFKDVFMLSAVDGEDVETLKRYLVVGAKPGSWQYHSDVLTDQTPEEICTNTVREKLLEYLPKEVPYTMTQAIDLWHDRENGELDIAVKLYVKKESHMKMVIGQAGQMVARIAREAGDDLSTVFLREVKLRLSVKVKN from the exons ATGGCTTTCCGTGTGAGCATCTCGATTTTCGGGAAATCTTTACGTGTCCCGAGAGTTGCTAACGTGTCTGCGCCACTGGAAAATGCGTCACCGTTTCTCAGAACGG GATGGGCTGCCCGTCGTCCAGGGACCAATAATGGACACGGTTTTCGCTTCACTCCTGCCTGTTTTATTACATCGGATGCGTTTTTGAGCAGACTGGAGAAAGGAAAAGCGGCGGAGACAGATGACACTCTTTATCACTATCCAGCCTCAGTTCTGCCCGACAGCG CTGAACAATTATCATTGCTGGTGAAGGATCCAGATCAACCAGAGAACTCAAAGGTTTTAAGAGTGGCCATCATTGGTGCCCCAAATGCTGGGAAGTCCACACTGTCCAACCAACTGCTTGGCAGAAAG ATTTTACTGGACACTCCTGGACTCACTACACCTACAAAAGTCAAGAG GCACCAGCTGGAGAAGTCTCTCCTCGAGGATCCTTGGAATACAGTCAAAGAAGCTAGTCTTG TGGTGGTAATGGTAGATGTGTCAGACAAGTGGGCCTGCAACAAGCTAGACTTTGAGGTCCTGAAATGCCTGACCCAATACCCAGATGTCCCAGCAGTCCTAGTTCTCAATAAG GTTGACATGCTGAAGAGCAAGAGCAGGTTGCTGGAGATCACAGCAGATCTGACGTGTGGAGTGGTGAACGGCCGGAAGCTGCAGGTCCGCAGGGTGATCAAGCCACCCTGGgctgagaggaggacagacagggaggctaGGACTTCAGGGTCTGGAGATGAGGACAAGCCGGGTGGTGATGTGGCTCATGGTGAGGGCAGTGAGGCCCAGTCAGGGCTGAGTAAGGAGCAGCTTAGGGCTCTGAAGACCCAACAGGGCTGGGCTCACTTCAAGGACGTCTTCATGCTCTCTGCTGTGGATGGAGAGGATGTGGAGACACTGAAG AGATACCTAGTAGTGGGGGCAAAGCCTGGGTCTTGGCAATACCACAGTGATGTCCTGACAGATCAGACTCCTGAGGAGATCTGCACCAACACTGTCAGAGAGAAGCTTCTGGAATATCTGCCCAAAGAAGTCCCTTACACAATGACGCAG GCCATTGACTTGTGGCACGACAGGGAGAATGGAGAGCTGGATATAGCAGTAAAACTGTATGTGAAGAAAGAAAGTCACATG AAAATGGTGATTGGCCAGGCTGGTCAGATGGTTGCCAGGATAGCCAGAGAGGCTGGAGACGACCTGAGCACAGTGTTCCTCAGGGAGGTCAAGCTGAGGCTCTCTGTGAAGGTGAAGAACTGA